In the Elioraea tepida genome, one interval contains:
- a CDS encoding chromate transporter gives MMAVSLGLSLLAVGGAIAIVPEIYRIAVVSNGWLEPARFAELYAISQFAPGPNAMIVALIGWEVMGGGGSAAGWEGSPPWRPSSARRA, from the coding sequence GTGATGGCCGTCTCCTTGGGCCTGTCGCTGCTCGCGGTCGGCGGGGCGATCGCGATCGTGCCCGAGATCTATCGGATCGCTGTCGTGTCGAACGGCTGGCTCGAGCCCGCGCGGTTCGCCGAGCTCTACGCCATCAGCCAGTTCGCGCCCGGGCCGAACGCGATGATCGTGGCGCTGATCGGCTGGGAAGTCATGGGGGGGGGAGGCTCGGCGGCTGGGTGGGAGGGCTCGCCGCCATGGCGGCCTTCGTCGGCCCGACGAGCGTGA
- a CDS encoding efflux RND transporter permease subunit, which produces MTLSELCIRRPVLATVMSLMIVLVGLVSYDRLTVREYPNIDEPVVTVETTYRGASAEIVESRITTPLEESLAGIEGIEVISSISRQERSQITLRFRVTRDPDGAANDVRDRVARVRAQLPAEIDEPVVRKVEADAQPIIYLAFSSDRHSPLEVTDIADRLVKTRLQNLPGVANVRIFGERRYSMRIWLDPVRLAAYGLTPADVEDALRRQNVEIPTGRLESGNREFNVVAETDLRSPAEFERLRIREVRGYLVRLADVGRAEIGPEDERVVARFNGEAAVALGIIKQATANPLDVSAAVREAFPAVRALLPEGMRVEVGYDSSVFIDRAIRNVFRVIGEAMLFVLVVIFLFLRSVRATLIPLVTIPVSLIGAFAFMLALGFSINTLTLLAFVLAVGLVVDDAIVMLENIARYIEQGMEPIAAAIRGAREIGFAVVAMTITLAAVYVPMAFQTGRTGRLFVEFALTLAAAVIVSGFVALTLSPMMCSRLLTHEPKRGALYRFGERALDALTAGYRAALRAALGIRPVVFALALLLGGFSWVMLGLIRSELSPTEDRGIIVGIAIAPDGATIDYTQRWLRPLERAFAETPEVTRHFTVAGFPVVSQGIMFAGLSDWSQRERSSAEIAQSLFPRFFATPGVLAFPVLPPSLGQPPIDKPVQFVLQTSGPYEELQRAAEAMLAEARQIPILTGLDSDLRLNKPQVRLTIDRDKAAALGLSEERIARSLETLLGGRKVTTFKMNGKQYDVIVQVDPAERTRPQDVLDIFLRTPSGAEVQLANLVRLEETVAPRELNHFNKLRSATISATLAPGATLGEALAALEAAAARVLPPTVQVDYTGVSREFRSTSASLALTFLLALAFIYLVLAAQFESFVDPLVIMLSVPLAVGGALAALWLNGITLNVYSQIGLITLIGLITKNGILIVEFANQLREQGLEMLDAVVEASALRLRPVLMTTAATVLGATPLALAEGAGAESRQAIGWVIVGGMTVGTVFTLFVVPAAYTVLARRRRVALSEAAPAPAE; this is translated from the coding sequence GTGACGCTCTCGGAGCTCTGCATCCGGCGGCCGGTGCTCGCCACTGTGATGAGCCTGATGATCGTGCTGGTCGGCCTCGTCTCGTACGACCGGCTGACGGTGCGCGAATACCCGAACATCGACGAGCCGGTGGTCACGGTCGAGACGACCTATCGCGGCGCTTCGGCCGAGATCGTCGAGAGCCGGATCACCACCCCGCTCGAGGAGAGCCTCGCCGGGATCGAGGGGATCGAGGTCATCTCCTCGATCAGCCGCCAGGAGCGCAGCCAGATCACGCTCCGCTTCCGCGTCACGCGCGACCCGGACGGCGCCGCCAACGACGTGCGCGACCGGGTGGCGCGCGTGCGCGCCCAGTTGCCGGCCGAGATCGACGAGCCGGTTGTGCGGAAGGTGGAGGCCGATGCGCAGCCGATCATCTATCTCGCGTTTTCGTCCGACCGGCACAGTCCGCTCGAGGTTACCGACATCGCCGACCGGCTTGTTAAGACGCGGCTTCAGAACCTGCCGGGGGTGGCGAATGTGCGCATCTTCGGCGAGCGGCGCTATTCGATGCGGATCTGGCTCGACCCCGTGCGGCTCGCGGCCTACGGGCTTACGCCTGCCGACGTAGAGGATGCGCTGCGCCGGCAGAATGTCGAGATCCCGACGGGCAGGCTCGAGAGCGGGAATCGCGAGTTCAATGTCGTCGCCGAGACCGATCTGCGCAGCCCTGCCGAGTTCGAGCGGCTTCGCATCCGCGAGGTCCGCGGCTATCTCGTGCGGCTCGCCGATGTTGGCCGCGCCGAGATCGGTCCGGAAGATGAGCGCGTGGTCGCCCGCTTCAACGGCGAGGCCGCCGTCGCGCTCGGCATCATCAAGCAGGCGACGGCCAACCCGCTTGATGTCTCGGCAGCCGTGCGCGAGGCGTTTCCGGCCGTGCGCGCGCTTCTGCCAGAGGGCATGCGCGTCGAGGTCGGCTACGACAGCTCGGTCTTCATCGATCGCGCCATCCGCAACGTGTTCAGGGTGATCGGCGAGGCGATGCTGTTCGTACTCGTTGTGATCTTCCTGTTCCTGCGCTCGGTGCGCGCCACCCTGATCCCGCTCGTCACCATCCCGGTGAGCCTGATCGGCGCCTTCGCCTTCATGCTCGCGCTCGGCTTCTCCATCAACACGCTGACGCTGCTTGCCTTCGTTCTCGCCGTCGGGCTCGTGGTCGACGATGCGATCGTGATGCTCGAGAACATCGCCCGCTATATCGAGCAGGGAATGGAACCGATCGCTGCGGCCATCCGAGGGGCGCGCGAGATCGGCTTCGCCGTGGTGGCGATGACCATCACGCTTGCCGCAGTGTACGTTCCGATGGCGTTCCAGACCGGCCGCACCGGCCGCCTGTTCGTCGAGTTCGCGCTCACCCTCGCCGCCGCCGTGATCGTTTCGGGGTTCGTTGCGCTGACGCTCTCACCGATGATGTGCTCGCGGCTGCTCACGCATGAGCCGAAGCGCGGGGCACTCTACCGGTTCGGCGAACGCGCTCTCGACGCTCTTACCGCCGGCTACCGCGCGGCGCTTCGGGCCGCGCTTGGAATCCGCCCCGTCGTATTCGCGCTCGCGCTGCTGCTGGGGGGCTTCTCCTGGGTGATGCTCGGCCTGATCCGCTCCGAGCTCTCGCCGACGGAGGACCGCGGCATCATCGTCGGCATCGCGATCGCGCCTGACGGGGCGACGATCGACTACACCCAGCGGTGGCTCAGGCCGCTCGAGCGTGCGTTCGCCGAAACGCCGGAGGTGACGCGGCATTTCACCGTCGCCGGATTTCCGGTGGTCAGCCAGGGAATCATGTTCGCAGGCCTTTCCGACTGGTCGCAGCGCGAACGCTCCTCGGCGGAGATCGCGCAGTCCCTGTTCCCGCGCTTCTTCGCCACCCCCGGCGTGCTCGCCTTCCCGGTACTTCCCCCCTCGCTCGGCCAGCCGCCGATCGACAAGCCGGTGCAGTTCGTGCTGCAGACCTCCGGCCCCTACGAGGAGCTGCAGCGCGCGGCCGAGGCAATGCTCGCAGAGGCGCGGCAGATCCCGATCCTCACCGGCCTCGACAGCGACCTCAGGCTGAACAAGCCGCAGGTTCGGCTCACGATCGACCGCGACAAGGCGGCCGCACTCGGTCTCTCGGAAGAGCGGATCGCCCGCAGCCTCGAGACGCTGCTCGGCGGCCGCAAGGTCACCACCTTCAAGATGAACGGCAAGCAGTACGACGTGATCGTGCAGGTCGACCCGGCCGAACGCACGCGCCCGCAGGATGTGCTCGACATCTTTTTGCGCACGCCGTCGGGGGCGGAGGTGCAGCTTGCGAACCTCGTCCGGCTCGAGGAGACGGTCGCGCCGCGCGAGCTCAACCACTTCAACAAGCTCCGCTCGGCGACGATCAGCGCCACGCTCGCGCCGGGCGCAACGCTCGGCGAGGCACTCGCCGCGCTCGAGGCGGCGGCCGCGCGCGTTCTGCCGCCGACGGTGCAGGTCGACTATACCGGCGTCTCGCGCGAGTTCCGCAGCACCTCCGCCTCGCTCGCGCTCACCTTTCTGCTCGCGCTCGCGTTCATCTATCTCGTGCTCGCGGCGCAGTTCGAGAGCTTCGTCGATCCCCTCGTCATCATGCTCTCGGTCCCGCTCGCGGTGGGGGGCGCGCTCGCAGCCCTTTGGCTCAACGGCATCACCCTCAATGTCTATTCGCAGATCGGCCTGATCACGCTCATCGGGCTGATCACCAAGAACGGGATCCTGATCGTCGAGTTCGCGAACCAGCTCCGCGAGCAAGGGCTAGAGATGCTCGATGCGGTGGTCGAGGCCTCGGCGCTCAGGCTTCGGCCGGTGCTGATGACCACCGCCGCGACCGTGCTCGGCGCGACACCGCTCGCGCTCGCGGAAGGAGCGGGGGCCGAGAGCCGGCAGGCGATCGGCTGGGTGATCGTCGGCGGCATGACGGTTGGCACCGTGTTCACGCTGTTCGTCGTTCCTGCCGCCTACACGGTGCTCGCGCGGCGCCGGCGCGTCGCGCTCTCCGAGGCCGCTCCGGCGCCGGCGGAGTAG
- a CDS encoding MFS transporter, with translation MSVTAMAPSPRPSIGRLFVTISLPLSAGAALNQLNRAVTAVIAPVLADAFSLTASDLGLMGAVLFAAYALAQLPVGAALDRYGPRRVQASLMLVIASGALVFAASDGLAQLLVGRALLGIGISAALMAQLKATRQWFPAGKVATVAGWTVALSSLGGIVATVPAEWAAAHLGWRGVFIAVAAIALLAAAWIWLQVPDVPWQGVSSGGLSAEAATLARILRHPAFVRLVPCVIFLSALNFTWQGLWLGPWLRDVAGLDGPGRAEVLLFYALGFTAGSFFSGIVQARLVAAGAHPMALMVACTLGTIALSLAFALGLGLPLWLGWSLWPFLASVGPVGYTLVSARFPASETGRVSTAINAVMLAVVFAEQQGIGVILDLWPRTEAGGWDPRGYAVALALSALLQAGGLAWLLLRREERAP, from the coding sequence GTGTCCGTGACCGCGATGGCGCCTTCGCCTCGGCCCTCGATCGGGCGGCTGTTCGTCACCATCTCCCTGCCGCTCTCAGCCGGCGCGGCGCTCAATCAGCTCAACCGGGCCGTCACCGCCGTCATCGCGCCAGTGCTCGCGGACGCGTTCTCGCTCACGGCCTCCGATCTCGGGCTGATGGGAGCGGTGCTGTTCGCGGCGTATGCGCTGGCGCAGCTTCCCGTCGGCGCGGCGCTCGACCGTTACGGCCCGCGTCGGGTTCAGGCATCGCTGATGCTGGTGATCGCTTCCGGAGCGCTGGTGTTCGCCGCGTCTGACGGGCTCGCGCAGCTTCTGGTCGGGCGCGCGCTTCTCGGCATCGGCATCTCGGCGGCGCTGATGGCGCAGCTGAAGGCGACGCGGCAGTGGTTCCCCGCCGGGAAGGTCGCGACCGTGGCAGGCTGGACGGTCGCGTTGTCCTCGCTGGGCGGGATCGTCGCCACCGTTCCGGCGGAATGGGCAGCGGCGCATTTGGGCTGGCGCGGCGTGTTCATCGCCGTCGCAGCCATCGCCCTTCTCGCAGCGGCCTGGATCTGGCTGCAGGTTCCTGACGTGCCGTGGCAGGGAGTCTCATCCGGCGGGCTGTCGGCGGAAGCGGCAACGCTTGCACGCATTCTCCGCCACCCGGCCTTCGTCCGCCTCGTTCCCTGCGTGATCTTTCTCTCGGCTCTGAACTTCACCTGGCAGGGGCTCTGGCTCGGGCCCTGGCTGCGCGATGTCGCAGGCCTCGACGGGCCGGGGCGGGCCGAGGTTCTGCTGTTCTACGCGCTCGGCTTCACCGCCGGATCGTTCTTCTCCGGTATCGTGCAGGCGCGGCTGGTCGCCGCCGGAGCGCACCCGATGGCGCTGATGGTTGCCTGCACGCTCGGCACGATCGCGCTGTCGCTCGCCTTCGCTCTCGGCCTCGGCCTGCCGCTCTGGCTCGGCTGGTCGCTCTGGCCGTTCCTCGCCTCCGTGGGCCCTGTCGGTTACACCCTCGTCTCGGCGCGGTTCCCCGCCTCGGAGACAGGGCGTGTCTCGACGGCGATCAACGCGGTGATGCTCGCAGTGGTGTTCGCCGAGCAGCAGGGGATCGGCGTGATCCTCGACCTCTGGCCGCGCACCGAAGCCGGTGGGTGGGACCCGCGGGGATACGCGGTGGCGCTTGCTCTGTCTGCGCTGCTTCAGGCCGGCGGGCTTGCGTGGCTGCTTCTCAGGCGGGAGGAGCGGGCGCCCTGA
- a CDS encoding efflux RND transporter periplasmic adaptor subunit, with translation MRRLIVALAALGLLAAGGVGLWQFREAARQGANAARGPGGPPAGFAIPVEAEPVTIARIAEEILAVGTLKSNESVLLRPEVAGRIAEIGFAEGTPVKAGTVLVQLDDSIPRAELAQAEANLALARANAARAQELYARGAGSAANRDQATAALRTAEAAVDLARAHLGKYRLTAPFDGIVGLRRASPGEFVNVGQEIVNLESIDPIKLEFRVPEVALPALRVGQRITVRVDAYPDRSFTGEVYAIDPAADAAGRSIAVRATLPNPEGLLRPGLFARVVLTVREEPEAVLVPETAIVPFGGRILVMKVVEGRAQPVPVTLGLRRDGMVQVISGLAAGDVVITAGQMKAQPGAAVAVIPPSGAAGSGPPEAPRPAGG, from the coding sequence ATGCGTCGGCTGATCGTCGCCCTTGCCGCTCTCGGCCTTCTCGCCGCGGGCGGCGTGGGGCTTTGGCAGTTTCGCGAAGCCGCACGCCAGGGCGCCAACGCCGCGCGCGGGCCGGGCGGGCCGCCCGCGGGGTTCGCCATCCCGGTCGAGGCCGAGCCGGTGACGATCGCCCGCATCGCGGAGGAGATCCTCGCGGTCGGCACGCTGAAGTCGAACGAGAGCGTGCTGCTTCGCCCAGAGGTCGCCGGCCGGATCGCCGAGATCGGCTTCGCCGAGGGCACGCCGGTGAAGGCCGGAACGGTGCTCGTGCAGCTCGACGACTCGATCCCGCGCGCCGAGCTCGCCCAGGCAGAGGCGAATCTCGCCCTCGCGCGGGCCAACGCCGCGCGCGCGCAGGAGCTCTACGCCCGCGGCGCGGGTTCCGCTGCGAACCGCGACCAGGCGACGGCCGCGCTGCGCACCGCCGAAGCCGCGGTCGATCTCGCTCGCGCCCACCTCGGCAAGTATCGCCTCACCGCACCGTTCGACGGCATCGTCGGTCTCCGCCGCGCCTCGCCCGGGGAGTTCGTCAATGTCGGGCAGGAGATCGTCAACCTCGAGAGCATCGACCCGATCAAGCTCGAGTTCCGCGTCCCCGAAGTGGCCTTGCCGGCGCTGCGCGTCGGCCAGCGCATCACGGTCCGTGTCGATGCCTATCCGGATCGTTCCTTCACGGGCGAGGTCTACGCGATCGACCCGGCTGCCGATGCGGCCGGCCGCTCGATCGCGGTCCGCGCGACTCTCCCGAATCCTGAGGGGCTGCTCCGCCCCGGCCTGTTCGCCCGCGTCGTTCTCACCGTACGGGAGGAGCCCGAGGCCGTGCTCGTGCCAGAGACGGCGATCGTGCCCTTTGGCGGGCGTATCCTCGTCATGAAGGTGGTGGAGGGGAGGGCGCAGCCCGTTCCCGTCACGCTCGGGCTCCGTCGTGACGGCATGGTCCAGGTGATCTCGGGTCTCGCGGCGGGAGATGTGGTGATCACCGCCGGCCAGATGAAGGCGCAGCCGGGGGCCGCCGTCGCCGTGATCCCTCCGTCCGGTGCCGCCGGCAGCGGTCCTCCGGAGGCGCCGCGCCCGGCGGGAGGCTGA
- a CDS encoding thiamine pyrophosphate-dependent enzyme, giving the protein MAHLEARPAEGARAGGARLAGRPGGRLLADALRAQGVTHVFQVAGESFLGLLDGLYENRSHIRTITCRFEGAAVNMAEAHGKLTGRPGVAIVTRGPGACHGSIGIHIAQQDSTPLVLLVGQIPRGDTDRDAFQEIDYRRFFGGIAKWVTQIDDAARIPELMHHAFQVALSGRPGPVVVAIPEDMQTDIADVPDPRPAVAPRILPDPAAMAELKRLLARARRPLVILGQGAHWTAEGKADLAAWLMANELPAAVGFRRQAILDNTLPVFAGDLGNGGDPALFAKAREADLVIAVGSRLGEPVTQGYTVFTPPKLEVPLVHVMPDGGELGRVYQADLPIQSDLNAFAAAARATVTVEPAWRAWTREIRANRLKWSGEVPAYEGRLNLGAAMKQLEAMLPPDAIVTTDAGNFSGWGVRFINYGAGQVLIGPCCGAMGYSVPAGIAAKLLFPERTVISMVGDGGFLMNGQEIATAFHHGVNPVILVFNNQMYGTIRMHQERDYPGRVSGTALTNPDFAKFIEAYGGHGEVVQETAEFAPAMERALASGKPALVELRMNPDQITTRTTLTAMRAAAKPQAKPARPNKKPAKRAATARGRAAKPAAKPKKR; this is encoded by the coding sequence ATGGCGCATCTCGAAGCACGGCCTGCGGAGGGCGCGCGCGCCGGCGGCGCACGGTTGGCTGGGCGGCCGGGAGGGCGGCTGCTTGCCGACGCGCTGCGCGCCCAAGGGGTGACGCACGTGTTCCAGGTTGCCGGCGAGAGTTTCCTCGGCCTGCTCGACGGGCTTTACGAGAACCGATCGCATATCAGAACGATCACCTGCCGGTTCGAGGGTGCTGCGGTGAACATGGCCGAGGCGCACGGCAAGCTCACCGGCCGGCCGGGGGTGGCGATCGTCACGCGGGGCCCCGGTGCCTGCCACGGGTCGATCGGCATCCACATCGCGCAGCAGGACAGCACGCCGCTCGTGCTCCTCGTCGGCCAGATCCCGCGCGGCGACACCGACCGCGATGCTTTCCAGGAGATCGACTATCGCCGGTTCTTCGGCGGCATCGCGAAATGGGTGACGCAGATCGACGACGCCGCGCGCATCCCCGAGCTTATGCACCACGCCTTCCAGGTCGCCCTGTCGGGCCGGCCCGGCCCCGTCGTGGTCGCGATCCCCGAGGACATGCAGACCGACATCGCCGACGTTCCTGACCCGAGGCCGGCGGTGGCACCGCGCATTCTGCCCGACCCGGCGGCGATGGCGGAGCTGAAGCGCCTGCTTGCCCGCGCGCGGCGACCGCTCGTGATCCTCGGCCAGGGCGCGCACTGGACGGCCGAGGGCAAGGCAGACCTCGCGGCGTGGCTGATGGCGAACGAGCTTCCCGCCGCCGTCGGCTTCCGGCGCCAAGCGATCCTCGACAACACGCTCCCCGTATTTGCGGGCGATCTCGGCAATGGCGGCGACCCTGCCCTGTTCGCCAAGGCGCGCGAGGCCGATCTCGTCATCGCTGTGGGGTCGCGCTTGGGCGAGCCGGTGACGCAGGGCTACACCGTGTTCACGCCGCCAAAACTCGAGGTGCCGCTCGTGCACGTGATGCCCGATGGCGGAGAGCTCGGCCGCGTCTACCAGGCCGATCTGCCGATCCAGTCCGACCTCAACGCCTTCGCTGCAGCGGCGCGCGCGACCGTCACGGTCGAGCCCGCTTGGCGCGCCTGGACGCGCGAGATCCGCGCCAACCGGCTCAAGTGGTCGGGAGAGGTTCCCGCCTACGAGGGGCGGCTCAACCTCGGCGCGGCTATGAAACAGCTCGAGGCGATGCTTCCCCCCGATGCAATCGTGACCACCGATGCCGGCAATTTCTCCGGCTGGGGCGTGCGATTCATCAACTACGGCGCCGGACAAGTCCTGATCGGACCCTGCTGCGGCGCGATGGGATATTCGGTGCCGGCGGGGATCGCGGCGAAGCTTCTCTTCCCGGAACGGACCGTCATCAGCATGGTCGGCGATGGCGGGTTCCTGATGAACGGCCAGGAGATCGCGACCGCCTTCCACCACGGCGTCAACCCCGTGATCCTGGTGTTCAACAACCAAATGTATGGCACGATCCGGATGCATCAGGAGCGCGACTATCCCGGCCGCGTCTCCGGCACGGCGCTGACCAACCCGGATTTCGCGAAGTTCATCGAGGCCTATGGCGGCCACGGCGAAGTGGTGCAGGAGACGGCAGAGTTCGCCCCGGCGATGGAGCGTGCTCTCGCTTCCGGAAAGCCCGCGCTCGTCGAGCTCCGCATGAACCCCGACCAGATCACGACGCGCACGACGCTGACCGCCATGCGCGCCGCCGCGAAACCGCAGGCCAAGCCGGCCCGGCCCAACAAGAAACCGGCGAAGCGAGCCGCGACTGCGCGCGGCCGCGCCGCTAAGCCCGCCGCCAAGCCCAAGAAGCGCTAA
- a CDS encoding amidase, producing MTSAGILGLGIGRLAEAIRKREISAVAAAEASLAALERWQPHLNAVARPRREAALAAAERIDAAIARGEPVGPLAGVPMAHKDMFYRAGELSECGAKLRRGHVPATTSTALACLDAAGAVQVAWLNMAEFAFNPTGHNDHTGHVRNPWNPAHITGGSSSGSGAAVAARATLAALGSDTGGSIRLPAAICGITGLKPTWGLVSRHGAMPLSASLDTVGPLAVSAHDVALVTQAIAGADPLDPDCAARPAPDFLATIEGGARGLVIGVARGFLWEGVHEEVRVILEDALAAWRAAGATVVEVEAPGLAEIRTLVGTIILAESAALHAAQLRDHADDYTQAVRTRLETGLAIPAATYLDALRARKPLTEAFCRTVFSRCDALFAPVLLDPVPTIAESDAGAPTGARWQATIPRNTRLFNYLGLPALSLPSGFTRNGLPAGHQIVGRPFDEPTLFRLGHAFQNVTDWHLRAPAPPA from the coding sequence ATGACCTCGGCGGGAATCCTGGGCCTCGGCATCGGCAGGCTCGCGGAGGCGATCCGGAAACGCGAGATCAGCGCCGTCGCCGCAGCCGAGGCCTCTCTCGCCGCCCTCGAGCGCTGGCAGCCGCACCTCAACGCCGTCGCGCGGCCGAGGCGCGAGGCGGCGCTTGCTGCGGCCGAGCGGATCGATGCGGCGATCGCGCGCGGCGAGCCCGTCGGCCCGCTCGCCGGCGTGCCGATGGCGCACAAGGACATGTTCTACCGCGCAGGCGAGCTCTCGGAATGCGGCGCGAAGCTGCGCCGTGGCCATGTGCCGGCGACGACCTCGACGGCCCTCGCCTGCCTCGATGCCGCGGGCGCCGTCCAGGTCGCCTGGCTCAACATGGCCGAGTTCGCCTTCAACCCGACCGGCCACAACGACCACACGGGGCACGTCCGCAACCCCTGGAACCCGGCGCACATCACCGGCGGGTCGTCGTCAGGATCAGGCGCTGCCGTCGCCGCACGCGCCACCCTTGCCGCGCTCGGCTCCGACACGGGCGGCTCGATCCGCCTGCCGGCGGCGATCTGCGGCATCACGGGTCTGAAGCCAACCTGGGGCCTCGTCTCACGACACGGCGCGATGCCGCTCTCGGCAAGCCTCGACACGGTCGGCCCGCTCGCCGTCTCGGCGCACGATGTCGCGCTGGTCACGCAGGCGATCGCGGGCGCCGACCCGCTCGATCCCGATTGCGCCGCACGCCCCGCGCCCGACTTCCTCGCCACGATCGAGGGCGGCGCGCGGGGTCTCGTGATCGGCGTCGCGCGCGGCTTCCTGTGGGAGGGCGTGCACGAGGAGGTGCGCGTGATCCTCGAGGACGCGCTCGCCGCCTGGCGGGCCGCGGGAGCGACGGTGGTTGAGGTTGAGGCGCCCGGGCTTGCCGAGATCCGCACGCTCGTGGGCACGATCATCCTCGCCGAGTCGGCCGCCCTGCACGCCGCCCAGCTCCGCGACCATGCCGACGACTACACGCAAGCCGTCCGCACGCGGCTCGAGACCGGCCTCGCCATTCCGGCCGCAACCTACCTCGATGCGCTTCGGGCGCGCAAACCTCTCACGGAGGCCTTCTGCCGCACCGTGTTCAGCCGCTGCGACGCCCTGTTCGCGCCCGTTCTTCTCGACCCGGTTCCGACCATCGCCGAGAGCGACGCCGGCGCTCCCACCGGGGCGCGCTGGCAGGCCACGATCCCGCGCAACACGCGGCTGTTCAACTATCTGGGCCTGCCCGCGCTCTCGCTTCCCTCCGGCTTCACACGCAACGGCCTGCCGGCAGGGCACCAGATCGTCGGCCGCCCGTTCGACGAGCCGACCCTGTTCCGCCTTGGCCACGCCTTCCAGAACGTGACTGACTGGCACCTCAGGGCGCCCGCTCCTCCCGCCTGA